The following are encoded in a window of Halorubrum sp. PV6 genomic DNA:
- the tnpA gene encoding IS200/IS605 family transposase, whose protein sequence is MKTTRHATYNLNYHIVWLPKYRNSVLVNEVADRVRTILHEIADDKGVEILDLTVQPDHVHLFVSSPPKNEPALLANWFKGISSRKYNHRYADHDGEKIGWARGYYAGTAGHVSSETVKNYVQQHKEGDS, encoded by the coding sequence ATGAAGACCACACGGCACGCGACTTACAACCTCAACTACCACATAGTGTGGTTGCCGAAGTACCGCAACTCGGTACTCGTCAACGAGGTCGCAGACCGTGTGCGAACCATCCTCCACGAAATAGCCGACGACAAAGGCGTCGAAATTCTCGACCTTACCGTACAGCCCGACCACGTTCACCTGTTCGTCAGTAGTCCGCCCAAGAACGAACCGGCGCTACTCGCCAACTGGTTCAAGGGTATCTCCTCGCGCAAGTACAACCACCGATACGCCGACCACGACGGCGAGAAAATCGGATGGGCGCGAGGCTACTACGCAGGGACCGCCGGGCACGTTTCAAGTGAGACAGTCAAGAACTACGTCCAGCAACACAAGGAGGGCGATTCGTGA
- the queC gene encoding 7-cyano-7-deazaguanine synthase QueC yields MSNESAVILVSGGMDSATAVYEAIEQGYEPYFLHTSYGQRTEDKEYECAKALAEEVDAADFLHIETGHLSQIGASSLTDEEMDVADADMESDEIPTSYVPFRNANLLSMATSYAEATDSEALFIGAHSEDFSGYPDCRPAFFDAFQNVIDVGTKPETEIELKAPFVKWSKTEIAERGLELGVPYEMTWSCYRDEEPACGTCDACAFRLEAFRNAGSRDPIAYVERPEFS; encoded by the coding sequence ATGAGTAACGAGAGCGCGGTCATTCTGGTGTCCGGCGGGATGGATAGTGCGACGGCCGTCTACGAGGCGATCGAGCAGGGGTACGAGCCGTACTTTCTCCACACCTCGTACGGGCAGCGCACCGAAGACAAGGAGTACGAGTGTGCGAAAGCGCTCGCTGAGGAAGTTGATGCGGCTGACTTTCTCCATATCGAGACGGGACATCTCTCGCAGATCGGCGCGTCGAGTTTGACGGACGAGGAGATGGACGTGGCCGACGCCGACATGGAGAGTGACGAGATTCCGACGTCGTACGTCCCCTTCCGGAACGCGAATTTGTTGTCGATGGCGACGTCGTACGCGGAGGCGACTGATTCGGAGGCGCTGTTTATCGGCGCACATTCCGAGGATTTCTCAGGATATCCCGACTGTCGTCCGGCCTTTTTCGACGCCTTTCAGAACGTGATCGACGTCGGCACAAAGCCGGAGACGGAGATCGAGTTGAAAGCGCCGTTCGTCAAGTGGTCGAAAACGGAGATCGCGGAGCGCGGGTTGGAGCTCGGGGTGCCGTACGAGATGACGTGGTCGTGTTACCGCGATGAAGAGCCGGCGTGTGGGACGTGCGACGCGTGTGCGTTCCGGTTAGAGGCGTTCCGGAACGCTGGGTCACGCGACCCGATTGCGTATGTAGAGCGGCCGGAGTTCTCGTAA
- a CDS encoding ribonuclease H-like domain-containing protein, producing the protein MDPDVLVATEPQASIVGPALSREFDLDILEVGTGMRPDVAVTDEDRCVVIALPMGEEPLDPERIASRVGMSSVGEDPADVATTSQICLIDQSVSLSVDPYARSATLDGISSYRGRVPDQWWTARTVHLSTALRAGFTTTRSHGDDGDAQFVGVGMSNADLGVGTTADTTQATLVALYSNGAIDVSEIDPQKFGLRGVPEIGPTRFETLRDAGTTTVEALADTPLRQLTELSGLGRTSASTIQTAAEAQSTNTVLPTGDDSLPNQDPVFIDIETDGLNPSTAWLIGVLDGGPEDGHYMSFREQAVGDGSHLEAFMTWLTGAASGRPVVAWNGYRFDFPVITEQLQQHHPDLVEAWTDRYQFDALWWATKKNGGNAALPGRTNKLEHVADALGWEPSTNGIDGETVAKLYTVYRSQVAGEANAGTAVEPDWDRLERYCEDDVRALATIYEHLEAAARRDSETKTPTGENSSQGSLADFS; encoded by the coding sequence TTGGATCCTGATGTGCTTGTTGCGACGGAGCCGCAGGCGAGCATCGTTGGTCCGGCACTCAGTCGGGAGTTTGATCTCGATATTCTTGAAGTTGGCACCGGGATGCGGCCGGACGTGGCGGTTACAGACGAGGATCGGTGTGTTGTCATAGCGTTGCCGATGGGTGAGGAGCCGCTCGACCCAGAGCGGATTGCGAGCAGAGTCGGGATGTCTTCAGTGGGAGAAGATCCGGCTGATGTAGCGACGACTTCTCAGATCTGTCTGATTGACCAGTCTGTTTCGTTATCTGTGGATCCGTATGCCCGGTCAGCAACGCTTGACGGGATCAGTAGCTATCGCGGCCGGGTTCCGGATCAGTGGTGGACGGCGCGTACAGTTCATCTTTCGACGGCGCTACGGGCTGGGTTCACGACGACACGGAGTCACGGAGACGATGGTGACGCGCAGTTTGTTGGTGTCGGGATGTCGAACGCCGATCTCGGTGTTGGTACGACGGCGGATACGACACAGGCAACGCTCGTTGCGCTCTACTCGAACGGAGCGATCGACGTGTCCGAGATTGATCCGCAGAAATTCGGCTTGCGCGGTGTTCCGGAGATCGGTCCGACACGGTTTGAGACGCTGCGTGATGCTGGCACCACTACCGTTGAGGCGCTCGCTGACACTCCGCTCCGGCAACTCACCGAATTATCTGGGTTGGGGCGAACGTCTGCGAGCACGATCCAGACCGCTGCTGAGGCACAGTCCACGAATACCGTCCTCCCGACGGGTGATGATTCGTTACCGAATCAGGATCCGGTGTTCATCGACATTGAGACGGACGGGTTGAATCCATCGACGGCGTGGCTGATCGGAGTTCTCGACGGCGGCCCTGAGGATGGGCACTACATGAGTTTCCGGGAACAGGCGGTCGGTGACGGGTCACACTTAGAGGCGTTTATGACGTGGCTCACCGGTGCTGCGTCGGGCCGGCCGGTTGTCGCATGGAACGGGTACCGATTCGACTTTCCGGTCATCACCGAACAACTCCAGCAGCACCACCCAGATCTCGTGGAGGCTTGGACCGATCGTTATCAGTTCGATGCGTTGTGGTGGGCTACGAAGAAGAACGGCGGCAACGCAGCGCTTCCTGGGCGAACGAACAAGCTGGAACACGTCGCTGACGCGCTCGGCTGGGAGCCGTCGACGAACGGGATCGACGGTGAGACCGTTGCCAAGCTGTACACGGTGTATCGAAGCCAGGTTGCCGGGGAGGCGAACGCCGGAACCGCTGTTGAACCGGACTGGGACCGGTTGGAACGGTACTGCGAAGACGACGTGCGAGCGCTCGCTACGATCTACGAGCATCTCGAAGCAGCTGCGCGACGGGACTCGGAAACGAAGACGCCGACCGGTGAAAACAGCTCACAAGGCTCGCTCGCCGATTTCTCCTGA
- a CDS encoding 7-carboxy-7-deazaguanine synthase QueE: MPVAHDIEEPATDADATGEGLPINEVFYSLQGEGTLAGVPSVFVRTSGCNLRCWFCDSYHTSWEPTGAWRDVDSIVEEVQSHEQAGHVVLTGGEPLIHEESVELLERLAAEGYHTTVETNGTINRDAPIDLASISPKLASSTPTPERDPKGEGEWEQKHEQNRIDMDALSQMVDDYEAQLKFVVTDETDLSEITDLVDRVREATATTVADDDVLLMPEGMTREQLDGTRSEVAELAMEYGYRYTPRLHVDLWNDAPGT, from the coding sequence ATGCCGGTCGCACACGATATCGAGGAACCCGCAACGGACGCTGACGCGACTGGTGAGGGGCTTCCTATCAACGAGGTGTTCTACTCGTTACAGGGAGAGGGAACGCTTGCAGGCGTCCCCTCCGTCTTCGTACGGACCTCTGGGTGTAACCTGCGGTGTTGGTTCTGTGATTCGTACCATACGTCGTGGGAGCCGACCGGGGCGTGGCGCGACGTCGATTCGATCGTCGAGGAGGTGCAGTCCCACGAACAGGCTGGCCACGTCGTGCTCACAGGTGGGGAGCCACTCATCCACGAGGAGTCAGTCGAACTCCTTGAGCGACTCGCCGCAGAGGGGTATCACACGACGGTGGAGACGAACGGGACGATCAATCGGGATGCGCCAATCGATCTGGCAAGTATCAGCCCAAAGTTGGCGAGCAGCACGCCGACACCGGAGCGTGACCCGAAAGGAGAGGGCGAGTGGGAACAGAAACACGAACAGAATCGGATCGACATGGATGCGTTGTCCCAGATGGTCGACGACTACGAGGCCCAACTCAAGTTCGTCGTGACCGACGAGACGGACCTCTCGGAAATCACGGACCTGGTTGATCGGGTGCGAGAAGCGACGGCGACGACTGTCGCCGATGATGACGTGTTGTTGATGCCGGAGGGCATGACGCGAGAGCAACTTGACGGGACGCGAAGCGAGGTCGCCGAACTGGCGATGGAGTACGGCTACCGGTACACGCCGCGACTGCACGTGGACCTATGGAACGACGCGCCGGGGACATGA
- a CDS encoding DEAD/DEAH box helicase: MTSTDTRMLRPDGGTASHREILSESELKESFPDWREQIRHSERLDAQSAETVAPEDVLQDRLASPLGHDLYSHQAEALDLLAADENVVVTTSTSSGKTLIYQLQIARNHLANDDATALCLFPTKALTNDQEQALNDRLRGELDLDTHIGTYDGDTKDERKRTVRENANVILTNPAGLNVYLPRHNKDRGWHRFYSNLELVVIDEGHEYGGVMGTHVAWILRRLRRVLAHYGADPQFVITTATIGNPAAHASTLTGAEFSVVSEDGSPRGNRDIVLWEPPLDDEALEGYDDGSGDLMEGFEQARRSSAREASSVTAHLAVNGIQTLQFTTARQGTEIGAKQTVQAVRDHPRDRYIDVEPYHAGLGKRKRRSVENQLKSADLDAVISTNALELGIDIGSVDATVTDSYPGTKQSFWQQIGRAGRGTSDALSVLVGGKDAMDAYILDNPRYLFDDDTVEDAVVSIDNDRVFADHLLAAAAERPLTAEDAPYLGGEDRFREMTAMWQDAGLLEQAGDLDAGGVTYAGDRRPQSRISLYGTTGIDYEVVCTNGEIEHDPVATERAYRDYHEGALFLHAGQQYEVIEVDHSQPHPRIHVEEVATTHYTQTLSTKQVQDLEVKDHTSLAGDYNVYFGTGTVRITYGNYMVRDYQTGELIEGPLPTETPPLDLQTELLWVSLPEDHLQATINSLDEPLLEPTERAGDDPRVPMEQARYTYAGGLHAAEHGIIQLAPLELMIDNHDIGGLSTPSHPHETIPGPTWFVHDGIDGGIGFSKAIYEHIETLADRTREHIADCECGRRRGCPLCVMSEDCGNNNDPLDTATGTMILDDLLAAFDTQSER; this comes from the coding sequence GTGACCTCAACCGACACGCGGATGCTGCGGCCCGATGGAGGGACTGCTAGTCACCGCGAGATTCTCTCTGAGTCGGAGCTGAAAGAGTCGTTCCCGGACTGGCGTGAACAGATCCGGCATAGTGAGCGGCTCGACGCGCAGTCTGCTGAGACTGTCGCTCCCGAGGACGTACTTCAGGATCGGCTTGCGTCACCGCTCGGCCATGATCTGTACTCACATCAGGCCGAGGCACTGGATCTGCTTGCGGCCGATGAGAACGTGGTTGTTACGACGTCGACCTCATCGGGAAAGACGCTGATCTACCAGCTTCAGATCGCACGGAATCACCTCGCTAACGATGATGCGACCGCACTCTGTCTGTTCCCGACGAAAGCGCTCACAAACGACCAAGAACAAGCGCTGAACGATCGGTTGCGCGGTGAGTTGGATCTTGATACTCACATCGGGACGTATGATGGTGACACCAAAGATGAGCGGAAGCGGACTGTTCGTGAGAATGCGAACGTCATCCTCACGAACCCGGCCGGGTTGAACGTCTACTTACCGCGCCACAACAAGGATCGCGGCTGGCATCGCTTCTACAGTAATCTTGAGCTCGTGGTGATTGACGAGGGCCACGAGTACGGCGGTGTCATGGGGACTCACGTTGCGTGGATCTTGCGCCGGCTTCGGCGCGTACTCGCCCACTACGGTGCGGATCCGCAGTTCGTGATCACGACTGCGACGATCGGTAATCCGGCTGCTCACGCCTCCACATTGACTGGAGCCGAGTTCAGCGTCGTCAGCGAGGATGGGTCGCCGCGTGGGAATCGTGATATCGTGTTGTGGGAGCCGCCGCTTGATGACGAGGCGCTCGAAGGGTATGATGATGGCAGCGGCGACCTGATGGAGGGGTTCGAACAGGCACGTCGGTCCAGTGCGCGTGAAGCATCCTCCGTGACGGCGCACTTAGCGGTCAACGGGATCCAGACGCTACAGTTCACGACAGCCCGTCAAGGGACCGAAATCGGTGCAAAACAAACGGTTCAGGCCGTCCGTGACCACCCGCGTGATAGGTACATCGACGTCGAACCTTACCACGCGGGCCTTGGGAAGCGGAAGCGTCGATCCGTCGAAAACCAGTTGAAAAGCGCTGACCTCGATGCGGTTATTTCGACGAATGCGTTGGAGTTGGGGATTGATATCGGGTCGGTGGACGCAACGGTGACGGACTCATATCCGGGGACCAAACAGTCCTTCTGGCAGCAGATCGGCCGTGCGGGCCGCGGGACGAGCGACGCACTCTCAGTGCTTGTCGGGGGGAAGGACGCGATGGATGCCTATATTCTCGATAATCCGCGGTACTTGTTCGATGACGACACCGTGGAGGACGCGGTGGTCTCCATCGATAACGACCGCGTCTTCGCGGACCACCTGCTAGCGGCAGCCGCTGAACGTCCGTTGACGGCTGAAGATGCGCCGTATCTCGGTGGCGAGGACCGGTTCCGGGAAATGACTGCCATGTGGCAAGACGCCGGGCTACTTGAACAAGCGGGGGATCTCGACGCTGGCGGTGTCACCTACGCCGGCGACCGACGCCCGCAGAGCCGGATCTCATTGTACGGGACGACAGGCATCGATTACGAGGTGGTCTGTACCAACGGCGAAATTGAGCACGACCCGGTCGCTACCGAACGAGCCTACCGCGACTACCACGAGGGAGCGTTGTTCCTCCATGCAGGTCAACAGTACGAAGTGATCGAGGTGGACCACAGCCAGCCCCACCCGCGAATTCACGTCGAAGAGGTAGCTACCACGCACTACACGCAGACGCTGTCAACCAAGCAGGTTCAGGATCTCGAAGTCAAAGACCACACGTCGCTGGCAGGTGACTATAATGTCTACTTCGGGACAGGGACGGTGCGGATCACCTACGGGAACTACATGGTCCGTGACTATCAGACGGGTGAGCTAATTGAGGGGCCGCTTCCGACCGAGACACCGCCGCTTGATTTACAGACCGAACTCCTGTGGGTCTCGCTGCCCGAAGACCATCTACAGGCGACGATCAACTCGCTTGACGAGCCGCTCTTAGAGCCAACAGAACGGGCGGGCGATGATCCGCGAGTCCCGATGGAGCAAGCGCGGTACACGTACGCCGGCGGGCTCCACGCCGCTGAACACGGGATCATCCAACTCGCGCCGCTGGAGCTGATGATCGATAACCACGATATTGGCGGACTCTCAACGCCGTCGCACCCACACGAGACGATCCCAGGACCAACATGGTTTGTTCATGACGGAATCGACGGTGGGATCGGCTTCTCAAAAGCGATATACGAGCACATCGAGACACTAGCTGATCGGACACGCGAACACATTGCTGACTGTGAGTGTGGCCGTCGCCGGGGCTGCCCGCTCTGTGTCATGAGCGAAGACTGTGGGAACAACAACGACCCACTCGATACTGCGACTGGGACGATGATTCTTGATGACTTGTTGGCAGCGTTCGATACACAGTCAGAGAGGTAG
- a CDS encoding 6-pyruvoyl tetrahydropterin synthase family protein translates to MSQSISKDDSKPIDLAEAGQRTLQIGADNPIRISSGHRILHHDGKCSRPHGHNYEITVEVTGELTEEGWVVDKGDVTDVIDAWDHRFLVEEGDPLVDAFEASGDGDALVVLDHPPTAEVMSVLLEQRMLDAFPDTVSDVSVSVSETGELCASY, encoded by the coding sequence ATGTCTCAGAGCATATCGAAAGATGACTCTAAGCCGATCGATCTCGCTGAGGCAGGCCAACGAACACTCCAAATCGGAGCCGACAACCCTATCCGAATTAGCTCGGGCCATCGAATCCTCCATCACGATGGGAAGTGCTCGCGGCCACACGGCCACAACTACGAGATCACCGTCGAAGTGACCGGGGAACTCACCGAAGAAGGCTGGGTCGTCGATAAAGGCGACGTCACGGACGTCATCGACGCGTGGGACCACCGGTTCCTCGTCGAAGAGGGCGACCCGCTCGTCGACGCGTTCGAAGCGTCGGGCGACGGCGACGCCCTCGTCGTCCTCGATCACCCACCAACGGCAGAGGTGATGAGCGTCCTCCTCGAACAACGCATGCTCGATGCGTTCCCAGACACCGTCTCGGACGTGTCGGTGTCGGTGAGCGAAACCGGCGAACTCTGTGCGAGTTACTGA